The Vespula vulgaris chromosome 2, iyVesVulg1.1, whole genome shotgun sequence genome has a segment encoding these proteins:
- the LOC127061692 gene encoding serine protease HTRA2, mitochondrial — MTVLLLRVYFSIFKKDYLSHIRSVVSIKADQVRSKHLCQRDNRIYGRSGKHFLTYTLVISGIGYFLYKKRNDFYERFRDFTFGMPVVKSLTIFTPSLVDYREKYNFIADVVAISAPSVVYIEIKDEKKLDMFTGRPITASNGCGFIVGSDGLILTNAHVVIKKRGTTVKVRLHDGTVYTGLIEDVDMQSDLATVRINKTNLPVMKLGNSSDIRPGEFVIAIGSPLSLSNTITSGIVSSTNRPSEELGLDKKNLTYIQTDAAITFGNSGGPLVNLNGEAIGINAMKVTAGISFAIPIDYAKEFLRKAEIRRKNKGKIPEPMETHRRRYMGITMLTITPDILFELQNKRGSALEMIKHGVFVWRVIVDSPAYCGGLQAGDIITHVNEVPVLAAVNIYKALESSGPLKLTVVRQRDILTIMVDPEE; from the exons atgaccGTTCTCTTGTTGCGCGtatattttagtatttttaaaaaagattacttGTCGCACATACGATCTGTCGTTTCCATTAAAGCGGATCAAGTAAGAAGTAAACATTTGTGTCAACGAGATAACAGAATTTATGGCAGAAgtggaaaacattttttaaccTATACGTTAGTCATTTCGGGGATCGGTTATTTCttgtacaaaaaaagaaatgatttctaCGAACGATTCAGGGATTTCACCTTTGGGATGCCTGTCGTCAAGTCTCTGACAATCTTTACACCGAGTCTTGTGGAttacagagagaaatataattttatagcgGACGTAGTGGCAATATCAGCACCTTCGGTGGTGTACATAGAGatcaaagatgaaaaaaa attagATATGTTCACAGGGAGACCTATCACAGCTAGTAACGGCTGTGGATTTATTGTTGGTTCCGACGGTCTGATATTAACCAACGCTCATGTCGTGATTAAGAAACGTGGTACCACCGTGAAG GTTCGTCTACACGATGGAACTGTATATACCGGCCTGATAGAGGACGTCGACATGCAAAGCGATCTGGCGACTGTAAGAATTAATAAG ACAAATTTGCCGGTAATGAAATTGGGAAATTCGTCCGACATTAGACCAGGAGAATTTGTAATCGCTATTGGTTCGCCTCTTTCGTTAAGTAACACGATAACTAGCGGAATAGTGAGCAGTACGAATAGACCAAGCGAAGAACTTGGTCTTGACAAGAAGAATCTGACGTATATTCAGACCGATGCTGCGATTACC TTTGGAAATTCTGGAGGACCATTAGTGAATTTAAACGGCGAAGCGATCGGTATAAATGCCATGAAAGTTACCGCGGGTATTTCTTTCGCTATTCCTATAGATTATGCGAAAGAGTTTTTGCGGAAAGCCGAAATACGTAGAAAAAACAAAG GTAAAATTCCCGAACCGATGGAAACGCATAGAAGGAGATACATGGGTATAACGATGTTAACTATTACTCCTGATATTCTCTTCGAATTACAAAACAAAAGAGGCTCCGCCTTAGAGATGATCAAACACGGAGTATTCGTTTGGAGAGTAATCGTCGATTCTCCCGCTTACTG TGGTGGCTTGCAAGCGGGAGATATAATTACGCACGTCAACGAAGTGCCCGTATTAGCCGCTGTGAATATATACAAAGCGTTAGAAAGTTCCGGTCCACTAAAACTGACGGTCGTCAGGCAAAGGGACATTCTCACGATAATGGTCGATCCTGAAGAATGA